One part of the Dehalococcoidales bacterium genome encodes these proteins:
- a CDS encoding helix-turn-helix transcriptional regulator, whose translation MDSDDKNHLGGIIKQQRISLSLTLQEIAARSGVSASHLGRIERGERFPSAHILQKIARPLGFEEDEIFTLAGYLSPQSSMVAEKQPGYTTERLDPYVSRVLAQEPVETQRAVIGILAILKSIAKGTVRGQD comes from the coding sequence ATGGACAGTGATGACAAAAATCATCTCGGGGGAATAATCAAGCAGCAGCGAATCTCGTTGTCGCTGACACTCCAGGAGATAGCTGCCAGGTCAGGGGTGTCAGCATCCCACCTCGGCCGTATTGAGCGGGGAGAACGTTTCCCCTCCGCCCACATCCTCCAGAAAATTGCCAGGCCTCTGGGATTTGAGGAAGACGAGATCTTTACTCTGGCTGGCTACCTGTCCCCACAGTCATCCATGGTCGCCGAGAAGCAGCCGGGTTACACCACCGAAAGGCTGGACCCTTATGTCAGCAGAGTATTAGCCCAGGAACCGGTGGAAACGCAGCGCGCTGTTATCGGGATCCTGGCTATCCTGAAAAGCATCGCGAAGGGCACGGTTCGAGGCCAGGACTGA